One Planktothrix tepida PCC 9214 DNA window includes the following coding sequences:
- a CDS encoding GUN4 domain-containing protein translates to MGNREKIIVALGVMASITSLVIGMARTATISEKIRVKPDYQRLANLLAAKQFTKAERQTYRMMLLALGKDTKYSDPIELNQQDIAKFPCEDLRELEKIWHGYTHGTIHFRNKIMSWQNGQQNLIPAINSRSNSCKIEENINSTALSQ, encoded by the coding sequence ATGGGTAATCGAGAAAAGATAATTGTTGCATTGGGTGTGATGGCATCGATTACATCTTTGGTGATTGGAATGGCAAGAACAGCAACAATATCTGAAAAAATCAGGGTGAAACCAGACTATCAAAGATTAGCTAACTTATTAGCAGCAAAACAATTTACTAAAGCTGAACGTCAAACCTATAGAATGATGTTATTAGCTTTAGGAAAAGATACGAAATATTCTGATCCCATTGAGTTAAATCAACAGGATATTGCTAAATTTCCTTGTGAAGATTTAAGAGAACTGGAAAAAATTTGGCATGGTTATACTCATGGAACAATTCATTTTAGAAATAAAATTATGAGTTGGCAAAATGGTCAACAAAACTTGATTCCTGCTATTAATTCTCGGTCTAATAGTTGTAAAATAGAAGAAAATATAAATTCTACTGCTCTGAGTCAGTAG
- a CDS encoding aldehyde dehydrogenase family protein: protein MVTSIRPDQKVKIGPTQLLINNEWVNSVSGRCFQTINPTTGEIICDVAEADAADVDQAVKAARTAFTRGNWPQMSATKRGELLYKLADLIEQNIVELAQLESLDNGKPVTDSLNIDLPLVIACYRYYAGWADKIQGKTIPINGSYFCYTRHEPIGVVGQIIPWNFPLLMQAWKLAPALATGNTVVLKTAEQTPLSALRIGSLIVEAGFPPGVVNILSGYGPTAGAAISHHNDIDKVAFTGSTEVGHLIMEAAAKSNLKRVTLELGGKSPNIIFADANMDAAIEGTHFGLFFNQGQCCCAGSRVFVEEKCYDEFVAKTVERAKQRVVGDPFDPKTQQGPQVDQEQFNKVMGYIESGVRENAQMLCGGHRVGDRGFFIEPTIFANVRDEMKIAQEEIFGPVMSIIKFKDINEVIERANNTIYGLAAAVWTQDITKAHTIANSLRAGTVWVNCYDVFDAAAPFGGFKQSGIGRELGEYGLQQYTEIKTVTIKL from the coding sequence ATGGTGACATCGATCAGACCCGATCAAAAAGTGAAAATTGGGCCAACTCAATTACTGATCAATAATGAATGGGTGAATAGCGTTTCGGGTCGTTGCTTTCAGACCATTAACCCCACGACAGGAGAGATTATCTGTGATGTAGCTGAGGCTGACGCTGCTGATGTTGATCAAGCTGTTAAAGCGGCACGAACGGCATTTACTCGTGGCAATTGGCCACAAATGTCAGCGACGAAACGGGGCGAACTGCTGTACAAATTAGCAGATTTAATTGAACAAAATATTGTAGAATTAGCACAGTTAGAATCCTTGGATAATGGTAAACCTGTGACGGATTCACTGAATATTGATTTGCCCTTGGTGATTGCTTGCTATCGTTATTATGCTGGGTGGGCTGATAAAATTCAAGGCAAAACCATTCCGATTAACGGTTCTTATTTCTGTTATACCCGCCATGAACCCATCGGTGTAGTCGGTCAGATTATCCCCTGGAATTTCCCTCTGTTAATGCAGGCTTGGAAGTTAGCGCCAGCCTTAGCAACCGGGAATACCGTTGTACTTAAAACCGCCGAACAAACTCCTTTATCAGCGTTAAGGATCGGTTCCCTTATCGTTGAAGCGGGTTTTCCTCCCGGTGTCGTTAACATTTTATCGGGCTACGGGCCAACAGCCGGGGCAGCAATTTCTCACCATAATGACATTGATAAGGTGGCTTTTACGGGATCAACGGAAGTCGGACATTTAATTATGGAAGCTGCCGCCAAAAGCAATCTCAAGCGTGTCACATTGGAATTAGGCGGTAAGAGTCCTAATATTATTTTTGCCGATGCCAATATGGATGCGGCCATCGAAGGAACTCACTTTGGTCTATTCTTTAACCAAGGACAATGCTGCTGTGCGGGGTCGCGGGTGTTCGTGGAAGAAAAATGCTATGACGAGTTTGTCGCCAAAACCGTTGAACGTGCTAAACAACGAGTCGTCGGCGATCCTTTTGACCCTAAAACTCAGCAAGGGCCGCAGGTGGATCAAGAGCAATTTAATAAGGTGATGGGCTACATTGAATCGGGTGTACGCGAAAATGCCCAGATGTTATGCGGGGGTCATCGTGTGGGCGATCGCGGTTTCTTTATCGAGCCTACTATTTTCGCAAATGTTCGGGATGAGATGAAGATTGCTCAAGAAGAAATCTTTGGGCCGGTGATGAGTATTATCAAGTTTAAAGATATCAACGAAGTGATTGAACGAGCTAATAATACCATCTATGGTCTGGCTGCGGCGGTTTGGACGCAAGATATTACTAAAGCTCATACCATTGCTAACAGTCTCCGGGCGGGTACAGTTTGGGTCAATTGTTATGATGTTTTCGATGCGGCGGCACCCTTTGGCGGATTCAAACAATCGGGAATTGGGCGCGAATTAGGCGAATACGGTTTGCAACAATACACCGAAATTAAGACGGTGACAATCAAGCTTTAA
- a CDS encoding WGxxGxxG family protein yields MRIKPSVQQLLGTGMIALSLAVFPASLPAHAQTNPNSPTVDTTPFQETRDDNNNWGWLGLLGLIGLANLFRQPKTHHETYRDPNVTTRPGYRE; encoded by the coding sequence ATGAGAATTAAACCGTCTGTGCAACAGCTTTTGGGTACAGGAATGATTGCTTTAAGTTTAGCTGTATTTCCTGCATCCTTACCCGCTCACGCTCAAACTAATCCTAATAGTCCCACCGTTGATACGACTCCATTTCAAGAAACAAGAGATGATAATAATAACTGGGGTTGGTTAGGACTTCTGGGGTTAATTGGTTTAGCAAACTTATTTCGTCAACCCAAAACCCATCACGAAACCTATCGTGATCCCAACGTTACCACTCGTCCCGGCTATCGAGAATAA
- a CDS encoding AI-2E family transporter, with the protein MDNLPPDSQDNALWNRISTNSLVRFLLFFASGWALILIFDYFENIFFTFVLAAILAFLLNYPVRYLERYLGRGLALGIVIFLSLFLVVATGLALGTMFFNQFQQLLSLVVENLTSADNPFDRLQAFLTHRKININIAPIETEFNKSLGSMVSILVGTFSSLPNALLSFIIIFVIAFFMLVDGERLWFLLLKLIPYPHRSQFSAALQKSFLGFFRGQLLLSFFLGIASFLVYSTLKIPFSLSLAIIVSFFDFIPGIGATLGILMISLIVLIQSGWFLTAQVLVVSIILQQIQDNFIAPRIMQSAVNINPVVLFFALLVGAKIAGILGVFLSVPIAGVIVNLLDIEEMQSKEGSKDSLETKA; encoded by the coding sequence ATGGATAATTTACCCCCAGATTCCCAGGATAATGCCTTGTGGAATCGCATTAGCACCAATAGCTTAGTGCGATTTTTATTGTTTTTTGCCTCTGGCTGGGCATTAATTTTAATTTTTGACTACTTTGAAAACATCTTTTTTACATTTGTATTAGCTGCAATTTTAGCTTTTCTTCTCAACTATCCCGTGCGCTATTTAGAGCGATATTTAGGTCGAGGATTAGCATTAGGAATTGTTATTTTTCTGAGCCTATTTCTGGTTGTGGCTACAGGATTAGCTTTAGGAACAATGTTTTTTAATCAATTTCAACAGCTTCTCTCCCTTGTTGTTGAAAATTTAACATCAGCCGATAATCCATTTGACCGTTTACAAGCGTTTTTAACCCATCGGAAAATCAATATTAATATTGCTCCTATAGAAACCGAATTTAATAAATCTTTGGGTTCGATGGTGAGCATCCTGGTAGGAACTTTTTCTTCATTACCGAATGCGTTGCTTTCATTTATTATCATTTTTGTTATTGCCTTTTTTATGTTGGTTGATGGAGAAAGGCTTTGGTTTTTACTGTTAAAACTCATTCCTTATCCCCATCGTAGCCAATTTTCAGCCGCCCTTCAAAAAAGCTTTTTAGGTTTTTTTCGAGGTCAACTTTTACTCTCATTTTTCTTGGGAATCGCTAGTTTTTTGGTTTATAGCACCTTAAAAATTCCTTTTTCTTTATCCCTGGCGATTATTGTTAGCTTTTTTGATTTTATTCCAGGGATAGGAGCAACTCTAGGGATTTTAATGATCAGTTTAATTGTTTTAATTCAAAGTGGCTGGTTTTTGACAGCACAAGTATTGGTTGTCAGTATAATTTTACAACAAATTCAGGACAATTTTATTGCCCCTCGCATTATGCAAAGCGCAGTTAATATTAACCCTGTGGTTTTGTTTTTTGCTTTACTGGTTGGGGCAAAAATTGCGGGAATTTTAGGAGTATTTCTCTCAGTTCCCATTGCAGGGGTAATTGTGAATTTATTAGATATTGAAGAAATGCAATCAAAAGAAGGAAGTAAAGATTCTCTTGAAACAAAAGCCTAA
- the shc gene encoding squalene--hopene cyclase: MEAQNPVSLTTLKEAIAASQNFLLSQQYPEGYWWGELESNVTIISEIILLHKIWGTDKNRPLSKAETYLRSQQRDHGGWELFYGDGGELSTTLEAYMALKILGVSEIDPALIKAKKFILERGGITKTRIFTKLHLALIGCYDWRGIPSIPPWIMLLPEGSPFTIYEMSSWARSSTVPLLIVFDKKPIFRFDPSLNLDELYVEGRQNTIFKLPKNNDWTDIFLGLDQIFKFAELFNVVPLREQGLKAAEQWILERQEITGDWAGIIPAMLNSLLALKCLNYSVSDPIVQRGLEAIDNFAIETEETYRMQACVSPVWDTAWVIRALIESGIDPNHAAIVKSSDWLIRQQILDYGDWIVKNKQGKPGGWAFEFTNRFYPDLDDSAVVVMALNQAKIPDESLKTATIIRGIDWMISMQCKAGGWAAFDIDNDQDWINAVPYGDLKAMIDPNTADVTARVIEMLGELDPNCSEFQFKIQSLKPSIERAISYLKQEQEIDGSWFGRWGVNYIYGTSGVLSALAVIHPVYKNWVHGSLKPLMKRGENWLVSCQNSDGGWGETCRSYNDPQLKGKGVSTASQTAWALIGLMATGQATGQYEMQVIERGINYLISTQLSDGRWDESEFTGTGFPGHFYIKYHYYQHYFPLLALGRYQKLQQL; encoded by the coding sequence ATGGAAGCACAAAATCCAGTTTCTTTAACAACGTTAAAAGAGGCGATCGCAGCCAGCCAAAACTTTCTTTTATCTCAACAATATCCCGAAGGTTATTGGTGGGGAGAATTGGAATCTAATGTAACGATTATATCAGAAATTATCCTATTACATAAAATTTGGGGAACTGATAAAAATCGCCCTTTATCTAAAGCTGAAACCTACTTGCGTTCTCAACAACGAGATCATGGCGGTTGGGAATTATTCTACGGAGATGGAGGCGAACTCAGTACAACCCTTGAAGCGTATATGGCGTTAAAAATATTAGGGGTATCAGAAATTGATCCCGCCTTAATTAAAGCCAAAAAATTTATTTTAGAACGGGGTGGAATTACAAAAACTCGGATTTTTACAAAACTACATTTAGCTTTAATTGGGTGTTATGACTGGCGAGGAATTCCCTCAATTCCCCCTTGGATTATGTTGTTACCCGAAGGTTCACCTTTTACTATTTATGAAATGTCTAGTTGGGCGAGAAGTAGTACCGTTCCTTTATTAATTGTTTTTGATAAAAAGCCAATTTTTCGGTTTGATCCTAGCCTAAATTTAGATGAATTATATGTAGAAGGAAGACAAAATACTATTTTTAAACTGCCTAAAAATAACGATTGGACGGATATATTCTTAGGGTTAGATCAAATTTTTAAATTTGCAGAACTCTTTAATGTTGTCCCCTTACGAGAACAAGGGTTAAAAGCGGCGGAACAATGGATTTTAGAACGACAAGAAATAACGGGAGACTGGGCGGGAATTATCCCTGCGATGTTAAATTCTTTATTGGCCTTAAAATGCTTAAATTATTCTGTGTCTGATCCCATCGTTCAACGGGGTTTAGAAGCCATTGATAATTTCGCTATTGAAACAGAAGAAACTTATCGGATGCAAGCTTGTGTATCTCCAGTTTGGGATACAGCTTGGGTAATTCGAGCTTTAATTGAGTCAGGCATTGATCCAAACCATGCTGCTATTGTTAAAAGTTCAGACTGGTTAATTCGCCAACAAATTTTAGATTATGGAGATTGGATTGTTAAAAATAAACAAGGAAAACCTGGCGGATGGGCATTTGAATTTACGAATCGTTTTTATCCTGATTTAGATGATTCTGCTGTTGTGGTAATGGCTTTAAATCAAGCTAAAATTCCTGATGAATCCTTAAAAACAGCAACCATCATTCGCGGGATTGATTGGATGATCTCAATGCAATGTAAAGCCGGAGGATGGGCAGCTTTTGATATTGATAATGATCAAGATTGGATTAATGCCGTTCCCTATGGGGATTTAAAAGCCATGATTGATCCTAATACGGCAGATGTTACAGCAAGAGTTATTGAAATGTTAGGAGAATTAGACCCAAATTGCTCAGAATTTCAATTTAAAATTCAATCGCTGAAACCTTCAATTGAACGGGCAATTTCCTATTTAAAACAAGAACAAGAAATTGATGGTAGTTGGTTCGGACGTTGGGGGGTTAATTATATTTATGGAACCAGTGGGGTATTATCAGCATTAGCGGTCATTCATCCTGTTTATAAAAATTGGGTTCATGGTTCTCTTAAACCTCTGATGAAGCGGGGGGAAAACTGGTTAGTAAGTTGTCAAAATTCCGATGGCGGTTGGGGGGAAACTTGCCGCAGTTATAATGATCCACAATTGAAAGGAAAAGGAGTTAGTACAGCCTCTCAAACCGCTTGGGCATTAATTGGCTTAATGGCAACGGGGCAAGCAACAGGACAGTATGAAATGCAGGTGATTGAACGGGGAATTAACTATTTAATTTCAACGCAACTTTCCGATGGTCGATGGGATGAGTCGGAATTTACGGGAACTGGTTTTCCCGGTCATTTTTACATCAAATATCATTATTATCAACATTATTTCCCGTTGTTGGCATTAGGTCGTTATCAAAAATTACAGCAACTTTAA
- a CDS encoding Lin0512 family protein: protein MAKKRFVIEMGMGVDQHGQEPTVAAARALRNAIAHNALPGIWEVAGLNHPNEMIVEVQIAVPYPEQVRTEEVLAVLPFGQKKITVETGGMVVQGRAIEEFQDKNDEMLIAVAAVTVWVEKEDESSRD from the coding sequence ATGGCTAAAAAACGGTTTGTAATTGAAATGGGGATGGGCGTTGATCAACATGGACAGGAACCTACGGTTGCCGCGGCTAGGGCACTTAGAAATGCAATTGCCCATAATGCGTTACCCGGAATTTGGGAAGTGGCGGGATTAAATCATCCCAATGAAATGATTGTAGAAGTGCAAATTGCCGTTCCCTATCCTGAACAAGTCAGAACCGAAGAAGTATTAGCCGTTTTACCTTTTGGACAGAAAAAGATTACCGTTGAAACCGGAGGAATGGTGGTACAAGGACGGGCAATTGAAGAATTTCAAGACAAAAATGATGAAATGTTAATTGCTGTTGCGGCGGTAACAGTTTGGGTCGAAAAGGAAGATGAATCTTCAAGGGATTAG
- a CDS encoding DUF2795 domain-containing protein codes for MANQSGEGSGHRGPDKGEAYGVAAVTQALSGIDFPASKEDVLQQAQGHEEIQWTKEQTVDLRSILEQAGQDQFDSMPELVEAISQSVKK; via the coding sequence ATGGCTAATCAATCTGGAGAAGGGAGCGGACATCGCGGCCCGGACAAAGGTGAAGCTTATGGAGTAGCCGCCGTCACTCAAGCACTGTCAGGAATAGATTTTCCTGCTAGTAAAGAAGACGTCCTTCAGCAAGCACAAGGTCACGAAGAAATTCAGTGGACAAAAGAGCAGACCGTAGATTTAAGATCGATATTAGAGCAAGCGGGTCAAGATCAATTTGATAGTATGCCAGAGTTAGTTGAAGCTATCAGCCAAAGCGTCAAAAAGTAG
- a CDS encoding helix-turn-helix domain-containing protein yields the protein MSKLDKILGLELQRRRTDKGWSQEYLAEMTGLHRTYISQLERGLKSPSIRVLNHITKALNITMSEFLLSVEESLRTE from the coding sequence ATGAGTAAATTAGACAAAATTTTAGGGTTAGAGCTCCAACGTCGTCGTACAGACAAAGGTTGGTCTCAAGAATACCTGGCAGAAATGACAGGTTTGCACAGGACTTATATCAGTCAGTTAGAACGAGGGCTAAAAAGCCCGTCCATTAGAGTTTTGAATCATATTACTAAGGCTCTAAATATAACAATGAGTGAATTTTTATTGTCTGTAGAGGAGTCTCTTCGTACTGAATGA
- a CDS encoding DUF4160 domain-containing protein: MPEISRFFGAIITMYYNDHPPPHFHVRYGKQKALISISTGEVLEGNLSPRLLKLIQEWTALYQNELLTNWELARQNLILNKIEPLE; encoded by the coding sequence ATGCCAGAAATTAGCCGATTTTTTGGAGCTATAATTACTATGTACTATAACGATCATCCTCCTCCTCATTTTCATGTTCGCTATGGTAAGCAGAAGGCATTAATCAGCATTTCAACTGGAGAAGTATTAGAAGGAAACCTTTCCCCTAGACTGCTAAAATTAATTCAAGAATGGACAGCATTATACCAGAACGAACTACTCACGAATTGGGAATTAGCCAGACAAAATCTAATTTTGAATAAAATTGAACCCCTGGAGTAA
- a CDS encoding YcjF family protein, with protein MTETPDSQISSPVSETPHQSTSVNSSWMDGIATGWSWTTQQLKGLFPTDQIAQTVVQWFSVNETQIAEILEKVRAELPTTEALLIGKPQAGKSSIVRGLTGVSAEIVGQGFRPHTQHTERYAYPSNDLPLLIFKDTVGLGDINQNTELIIQELIGDLQQESQGARVLILTVKINDFATDTLRTIAQSLRKKYPNIPCLLVVTCLHELYPSQIDNHPIYPPDFEDINRAFAELKLAFKGLYDQAVLIDFTLEEDGYTPVYYGLEALRDTLADLLPEAEARTIHQLLNGEVNNQLGNIYRDVGRRYILAFSIMAATVAAVPIPFATMPVLTTLQVSLVVLLGNLYGKTLNLSQAGGLVSAIAGGFLAQMIGRELIKFIPGFGSVIAASWAAAYTWALGEGACVYFGDLMGGKKPDPQKIQVVMEEAFKTAKERFKGINESK; from the coding sequence ATGACTGAAACCCCGGATTCTCAAATCTCCTCCCCGGTGTCTGAAACGCCCCATCAATCAACCTCTGTTAATTCCTCTTGGATGGATGGAATTGCAACTGGTTGGAGTTGGACAACCCAACAACTTAAAGGACTTTTCCCGACTGACCAAATAGCTCAAACCGTTGTGCAATGGTTTAGTGTTAATGAAACTCAAATTGCTGAGATTTTAGAAAAGGTTCGCGCCGAACTTCCTACTACAGAAGCGTTATTAATTGGCAAACCGCAAGCGGGAAAAAGCTCAATTGTTCGAGGATTAACGGGGGTTTCAGCCGAAATTGTGGGTCAAGGTTTTCGTCCCCATACTCAACACACCGAACGCTATGCCTACCCCTCTAATGACTTACCCTTACTGATTTTTAAAGATACCGTTGGTTTAGGAGATATTAATCAAAATACTGAGCTAATTATTCAAGAATTAATTGGGGATTTACAACAAGAAAGCCAAGGAGCAAGGGTTTTAATTCTAACGGTTAAAATCAACGATTTTGCAACGGATACATTACGAACAATTGCTCAAAGCTTACGGAAAAAATATCCTAATATTCCTTGTTTATTGGTCGTTACTTGTCTCCATGAACTTTATCCTTCCCAAATTGATAACCATCCGATTTATCCTCCTGATTTTGAAGATATTAATCGAGCCTTTGCAGAATTAAAATTAGCCTTTAAAGGGTTATATGATCAGGCTGTTTTAATTGATTTTACCTTAGAAGAAGATGGCTATACCCCTGTATATTATGGCTTAGAAGCTTTGCGGGATACCTTAGCCGATTTGCTTCCTGAAGCCGAAGCAAGAACCATTCATCAATTATTAAATGGAGAAGTTAACAATCAACTGGGAAATATCTATCGAGATGTGGGAAGACGGTATATTTTAGCCTTTAGTATTATGGCTGCGACCGTTGCAGCTGTTCCGATTCCCTTTGCTACGATGCCTGTCTTAACCACCCTGCAAGTTTCTCTGGTGGTATTATTAGGAAATCTTTATGGAAAAACTTTAAATCTATCTCAAGCAGGGGGCTTAGTCAGTGCGATCGCGGGAGGATTTTTAGCCCAAATGATCGGTCGAGAATTAATTAAATTTATTCCCGGTTTTGGCAGTGTAATTGCTGCGTCTTGGGCTGCTGCTTATACTTGGGCATTAGGGGAAGGAGCTTGTGTTTATTTTGGGGATTTAATGGGAGGAAAAAAACCAGATCCGCAAAAAATTCAAGTTGTTATGGAAGAAGCATTCAAAACAGCAAAAGAACGGTTTAAAGGAATTAATGAATCCAAATAG
- a CDS encoding DUF2442 domain-containing protein → MLKDIVEVHPLTNYQLKLRFEDGVEGIIDVSKLVQFTGVFEPLKNLDYFNQVKLSSEWGTVYWDSGADLDPDVLYSYLSKQPIQLKTASIS, encoded by the coding sequence ATGCTTAAAGATATTGTTGAAGTTCATCCCTTAACAAATTACCAGCTAAAACTTCGTTTTGAAGATGGAGTAGAAGGGATCATTGATGTATCTAAACTCGTTCAGTTTACTGGAGTATTTGAACCTTTAAAAAACCTTGATTACTTTAATCAAGTTAAACTTTCTAGCGAGTGGGGAACTGTTTATTGGGATAGCGGTGCTGACTTAGATCCTGATGTATTGTATTCCTATTTGTCTAAGCAACCGATACAGTTAAAAACCGCGAGTATTTCTTGA
- a CDS encoding WGxxGxxG family protein, which translates to MKLNSLPKLVSATALALSLAVLPSTLSASAQTTPTDTGTTGTTGTDNTNTTYSQTAGDRDFDWGWLGLLGLIGLAGLARKNEDPAPRYRTTDEAANRY; encoded by the coding sequence ATGAAACTGAATTCTTTACCCAAATTAGTTAGTGCTACTGCCTTAGCTTTAAGTTTAGCAGTTCTGCCATCTACACTGTCTGCTTCTGCTCAAACCACACCCACAGATACAGGCACAACAGGCACAACAGGCACAGATAACACCAATACAACCTACAGCCAAACAGCAGGAGATCGAGATTTTGATTGGGGTTGGTTAGGTTTGCTCGGTTTAATTGGTTTAGCTGGTTTAGCTCGTAAAAATGAAGATCCAGCCCCCCGTTATCGCACCACAGATGAAGCCGCAAACCGCTACTAA
- a CDS encoding DUF29 domain-containing protein, translating to MTHLYESDFQGWIEDQVNLLKTQQWQQLDTLNLIEEIEALGRKERQELRNRLGILLGHLLKWQFQLDKRTNSGLGTIREQRIQIKFLLQDSPSLKPYLNQILPDAYELGLALAIRETKLGEQIFPEVCPYTLEQTLDPQFLPI from the coding sequence ATGACTCATTTATATGAAAGCGATTTTCAGGGTTGGATAGAAGATCAAGTAAATCTTCTGAAAACTCAACAATGGCAACAGTTAGATACACTGAATTTAATTGAAGAAATCGAAGCCTTGGGACGAAAAGAACGACAAGAACTGAGAAATCGATTAGGCATTCTCTTAGGACATTTGTTAAAATGGCAATTTCAACTAGATAAACGAACGAATAGTGGGTTGGGAACCATTCGAGAACAACGCATTCAAATTAAATTTTTATTACAAGATAGTCCGAGTTTAAAGCCTTATTTGAATCAAATTTTACCTGATGCTTATGAATTAGGATTGGCTTTAGCCATTAGAGAAACAAAACTCGGTGAACAAATCTTTCCTGAAGTCTGTCCCTATACCTTAGAACAAACCTTAGATCCTCAATTTTTACCCATTTAA
- a CDS encoding glycosyltransferase, with the protein MENSILILTLLSLIIWIVLLMFRGQFWQADQRLLEVQKPLLNYPSVAIIVPARNEAELIKISLRSLLKQNYPGSFSIILVDDQSHDGTANIAEKTAQILNKTDQLKIIPSQPLPGGWTGKLWAMEQGVKYTQQLINPPDYILFTDADIEHSPNNLKQLVEKAETEQLQLVSLMVLLRCQSFWEKLLIPPFVFFFQKLYPFRWVNHPQSQLAAAAGGCILICREALTRIGGLQILKQALIDDCSLAQAVKLIPLTHLDEENFSPLNQEFSIKSFIFPFTSKAYYPIWLGLTETTQSLRPYPSLSSIWDMVARTAFSQLNFSIILLGLTLIGMILIYLMFPVGLIGGILHENGLIILVATLTGLLMEIAYYPTLKLYRLSPVWGLTLPFIGFLYALMTLDSALKYWRGKGGSWKGRTYP; encoded by the coding sequence ATGGAAAATTCAATTTTAATTTTAACACTATTATCATTAATAATATGGATTGTATTATTAATGTTTCGAGGACAATTTTGGCAAGCAGATCAACGACTTCTGGAAGTTCAAAAACCGTTATTAAATTATCCCTCTGTTGCTATAATTGTGCCAGCCAGAAATGAAGCAGAGTTAATTAAAATTAGTTTGCGATCGCTTTTAAAACAAAACTATCCCGGTTCATTTTCTATTATTTTAGTCGATGATCAAAGCCATGATGGAACAGCCAATATTGCCGAAAAAACTGCTCAAATCTTAAATAAAACAGACCAATTAAAGATTATCCCTTCTCAACCGTTACCTGGGGGATGGACAGGGAAACTTTGGGCGATGGAACAGGGAGTTAAATATACTCAACAATTAATAAACCCTCCCGATTATATTTTATTTACCGATGCTGATATTGAACATTCTCCTAATAACTTAAAGCAATTAGTGGAAAAAGCCGAAACGGAACAATTACAATTAGTGTCGCTAATGGTATTATTAAGATGTCAAAGTTTCTGGGAAAAATTATTAATCCCCCCTTTTGTATTTTTCTTCCAAAAATTATATCCGTTTCGGTGGGTTAATCATCCTCAAAGTCAACTCGCAGCCGCAGCAGGAGGGTGTATTTTAATTTGTCGGGAAGCTTTAACACGAATTGGCGGTTTACAAATATTAAAACAAGCGTTAATTGATGATTGTTCTTTAGCACAAGCCGTGAAATTAATCCCCCTAACCCATCTTGACGAGGAAAACTTTTCTCCTCTTAATCAGGAATTTTCAATCAAGAGTTTTATCTTTCCTTTTACCTCTAAAGCCTATTATCCGATTTGGTTAGGGTTAACAGAAACAACTCAGAGTTTAAGACCCTATCCAAGTTTATCAAGTATTTGGGATATGGTTGCTAGAACAGCTTTTAGCCAACTAAATTTTTCGATAATTTTATTAGGATTAACCTTAATTGGAATGATTCTAATTTATTTAATGTTTCCTGTGGGTTTGATTGGGGGAATTCTGCATGAAAACGGTTTAATTATTCTAGTAGCAACGTTAACCGGGTTATTGATGGAAATTGCTTATTATCCCACCTTAAAACTCTATCGTCTTTCTCCCGTTTGGGGGTTAACTTTACCGTTTATAGGCTTTTTATATGCGTTAATGACTTTAGATTCAGCCTTAAAATATTGGCGAGGAAAAGGGGGAAGCTGGAAAGGTAGAACTTATCCCTAA